Proteins found in one Mixophyes fleayi isolate aMixFle1 chromosome 8, aMixFle1.hap1, whole genome shotgun sequence genomic segment:
- the CDC7 gene encoding cell division cycle 7-related protein kinase isoform X2, translating to MVGGDVTGEIENLIAAVPQIGNVFYIMGKIGEGTFSSVYLAVARLKSGEDSKFALKHLIPTSHPSRIAAELQCLTVAGGEDNVMGVKYCFRKNDHVVIVMPYLEHECFVDILPFLSFQEAKEYMFNLFKALKRIHHFGIVHRDVKPSNFLYNRRLKQYALVDFGLAQGTPDTQIELLKVLQTKKQEGLLGGCTQRSVFGERNFNVHSAVTQEVNTTKNIKQSKSLDATRKLPVRKTVSTKNAASGMTRKAASLTCDCFAKDQVCNICLARSRQVAPRAGTPGFRAPEVLTKCPNQTTAIDMWSAGIIFLSLLSGRYHFFNAADDMNALAQIMAIRGTQETIQAAKHFGKTVLCSKELPAKDLKMLCEGLRPLCTPTSSSEPEIQKQRAALQMKAMENQDGWFNKLIRVTPYTDRCSNVVETFTNSLESEQSNMNGWNTVPDEAYHLLDRLLDMNPGTRITAEEALLHPLFKDLIGTHLCKLSS from the exons ATGGTTGGCGGCGACGTGACAG GAGAAATTGAAAATCTTATTGCAGCTGTACCACAAATTGGTAATGTCTTCTATATTATGGGAAAAATTGGAGAGG gtaCATTTAGTTCTGTGTATTTGGCTGTTGCAAGACTAAAGTCAGGAGAAGATTCTAAATTTGCTTTGAAACATCTAATCCCTACAAGTCACCCCAGCCGAATTGCAGCAGAGCTACAGTGCCTCACAGTAGCTGG GGGTGAAGACAATGTCATGGGAGTAAAATACTGCTTTAGGAAAAATGATCATGTGGTTATTGTAATGCCTTATTTGGAACATGAATGCTTTGTG GATATTTTGCCTTTTCTGAGCTTCCAAGAAGCAAAGGAATACATGTTTAATCTCTTTAAAGCTCTTAAACGTATCCACCATTTTGGAATTGTGCACAGAGATGTTAAACCAAGTAACTTCTTGTACAACAGGCGTCTGAAGCA GTATGCGTTAGTAGATTTTGGATTGGCGCAAGGAACACCTGATACACAAATAGAACTTCTTAAAGTCCTTCAGACTAAAAAACAGG AAGGCTTGCTTGGTGGGTGTACACAAAGGTCTGTGTTTGGAGAGAGGAATTTTAATGTTCACAGTGCAGTTACCCAAGAAGTAAACACTACAAAA AACATAAAGCAGTCCAAATCATTGGATGCAACCAGAAAATTGCCAGTAAGAAAAACTGTTTCTACAAAAAACGCAGCTAGTGGTATGACTAGGAAAGCTGCCAGCCTGACCTGTGACTGTTTTGCAAAAGATCAAGTCTGCAATATTTGCCTTGCAAG GAGCAGACAAGTTGCGCCAAGAGCTGGCACACCTGGCTTTCGTGCCCCAGAAGTGTTAACAAAGTGTCCAAATCAAACAACTG CTATTGACATGTGGTCTGCGGGTATCATCTTCCTCTCCCTTCTCAGTGGTAGATATCACTTTTTCAATGCTGCGGATGACATGAACGCTCTGGCACAGATCATGGCAATCCGTGGTACACAGGAGACTATTCAAGCTGCTAAACATTTTG GTAAAACTGTACTTTGTAGCAAAGAACTTCCTGCAAAGGATTTAAAGATGTTATGTGAAGGATTGAGGCCATTGTGTACTCCCACATCCAGTAGCGAACCAGAAATTCAAAAGCAGCGAGCTGCATTACAAATGAAGGCAATGGAAAATCAAGATGGATGGTTTAACAAACTGATTCGTGTCACACCATATACTGATAGATGCAGCAATGTAGTTGAAACTTTTACTAACAGCCTTGAATCTGAACAGTCTAATATGAATGGCTGGAATACGGTGCCAGACGAGGCTTACCATCTATTAGACAGATTACTGGATATGAATCCAGGCACACGAATCACAGCAGAAGAAGCTTTGTTGCATCCACTCTTTAAAGATCTCATTGGAACACATTTGTGCAAACTGAGCTCCTGA
- the CDC7 gene encoding cell division cycle 7-related protein kinase isoform X1 — MVGGDVTGEIENLIAAVPQIGNVFYIMGKIGEGTFSSVYLAVARLKSGEDSKFALKHLIPTSHPSRIAAELQCLTVAGGEDNVMGVKYCFRKNDHVVIVMPYLEHECFVDILPFLSFQEAKEYMFNLFKALKRIHHFGIVHRDVKPSNFLYNRRLKQYALVDFGLAQGTPDTQIELLKVLQTKKQGSCLQSKLHTVSGNIPVPREVVLPSSTKQSVKRHWSHLQINPGNNGKEGLLGGCTQRSVFGERNFNVHSAVTQEVNTTKNIKQSKSLDATRKLPVRKTVSTKNAASGMTRKAASLTCDCFAKDQVCNICLARSRQVAPRAGTPGFRAPEVLTKCPNQTTAIDMWSAGIIFLSLLSGRYHFFNAADDMNALAQIMAIRGTQETIQAAKHFGKTVLCSKELPAKDLKMLCEGLRPLCTPTSSSEPEIQKQRAALQMKAMENQDGWFNKLIRVTPYTDRCSNVVETFTNSLESEQSNMNGWNTVPDEAYHLLDRLLDMNPGTRITAEEALLHPLFKDLIGTHLCKLSS, encoded by the exons ATGGTTGGCGGCGACGTGACAG GAGAAATTGAAAATCTTATTGCAGCTGTACCACAAATTGGTAATGTCTTCTATATTATGGGAAAAATTGGAGAGG gtaCATTTAGTTCTGTGTATTTGGCTGTTGCAAGACTAAAGTCAGGAGAAGATTCTAAATTTGCTTTGAAACATCTAATCCCTACAAGTCACCCCAGCCGAATTGCAGCAGAGCTACAGTGCCTCACAGTAGCTGG GGGTGAAGACAATGTCATGGGAGTAAAATACTGCTTTAGGAAAAATGATCATGTGGTTATTGTAATGCCTTATTTGGAACATGAATGCTTTGTG GATATTTTGCCTTTTCTGAGCTTCCAAGAAGCAAAGGAATACATGTTTAATCTCTTTAAAGCTCTTAAACGTATCCACCATTTTGGAATTGTGCACAGAGATGTTAAACCAAGTAACTTCTTGTACAACAGGCGTCTGAAGCA GTATGCGTTAGTAGATTTTGGATTGGCGCAAGGAACACCTGATACACAAATAGAACTTCTTAAAGTCCTTCAGACTAAAAAACAGGGGAGTTGCTTACAAAGTAAACTTCACACAGTTTCTGGAAATATACCAGTACCTAGAGAAGTAGTTCTACCATCTTCCACAAAACAGTCTGTTAAAAGACATTGGTCACATTTACAGATAAATCCAGGAAACAATGGAAAG GAAGGCTTGCTTGGTGGGTGTACACAAAGGTCTGTGTTTGGAGAGAGGAATTTTAATGTTCACAGTGCAGTTACCCAAGAAGTAAACACTACAAAA AACATAAAGCAGTCCAAATCATTGGATGCAACCAGAAAATTGCCAGTAAGAAAAACTGTTTCTACAAAAAACGCAGCTAGTGGTATGACTAGGAAAGCTGCCAGCCTGACCTGTGACTGTTTTGCAAAAGATCAAGTCTGCAATATTTGCCTTGCAAG GAGCAGACAAGTTGCGCCAAGAGCTGGCACACCTGGCTTTCGTGCCCCAGAAGTGTTAACAAAGTGTCCAAATCAAACAACTG CTATTGACATGTGGTCTGCGGGTATCATCTTCCTCTCCCTTCTCAGTGGTAGATATCACTTTTTCAATGCTGCGGATGACATGAACGCTCTGGCACAGATCATGGCAATCCGTGGTACACAGGAGACTATTCAAGCTGCTAAACATTTTG GTAAAACTGTACTTTGTAGCAAAGAACTTCCTGCAAAGGATTTAAAGATGTTATGTGAAGGATTGAGGCCATTGTGTACTCCCACATCCAGTAGCGAACCAGAAATTCAAAAGCAGCGAGCTGCATTACAAATGAAGGCAATGGAAAATCAAGATGGATGGTTTAACAAACTGATTCGTGTCACACCATATACTGATAGATGCAGCAATGTAGTTGAAACTTTTACTAACAGCCTTGAATCTGAACAGTCTAATATGAATGGCTGGAATACGGTGCCAGACGAGGCTTACCATCTATTAGACAGATTACTGGATATGAATCCAGGCACACGAATCACAGCAGAAGAAGCTTTGTTGCATCCACTCTTTAAAGATCTCATTGGAACACATTTGTGCAAACTGAGCTCCTGA